The following proteins are encoded in a genomic region of alpha proteobacterium U9-1i:
- a CDS encoding fructokinase yields the protein MSKARYDVAGIGNAIIDIIQPVPDSFLVNEGIEKDSMTLIEESRADYLTSKFTSATVAPGGSAANTMTGIASFGGRAAYMGKVADDELGAQYRREFVASGVDFRTPPYSAPPGTARSLIAVTPDAHRSMNTFLGASSLLSIVDVDDQLVRDSSVLFLEGYLFDREAAKMAFVHAAEIARAAGRKVSLTLSDLFCVDRHHQSFLHLVDGHVDILFANEREILRLYETDSLAAAIEAARAHAPITAITRSEHGSIVVARDETIEIKAAPVAQLVDTTGAGDQYAAGFLFGLSRERGLAECGALASLAAAEVISHMGPRPDVNLRGLALQHGMSV from the coding sequence ATGAGCAAAGCGCGCTATGACGTGGCCGGTATCGGCAACGCAATCATCGACATCATCCAGCCGGTGCCGGATTCGTTCCTTGTAAACGAAGGCATCGAGAAGGACTCGATGACTTTGATCGAGGAATCGCGCGCGGACTATCTAACCAGCAAGTTCACCAGCGCCACGGTCGCGCCTGGTGGCTCGGCCGCGAACACCATGACGGGGATCGCCAGCTTCGGCGGCCGCGCCGCGTACATGGGCAAAGTCGCCGACGATGAGCTTGGCGCGCAATATCGCCGCGAGTTTGTGGCGTCGGGGGTCGATTTCCGGACGCCTCCCTATTCCGCACCTCCCGGCACGGCGCGTTCGTTGATCGCCGTGACGCCCGATGCGCATCGCTCGATGAACACATTCCTCGGCGCATCGTCCTTGCTGAGCATCGTTGATGTGGACGACCAGCTCGTACGAGATTCAAGCGTGCTGTTCCTTGAAGGTTATTTGTTCGACCGGGAAGCGGCGAAAATGGCGTTCGTGCATGCCGCAGAAATTGCCAGGGCCGCCGGACGTAAGGTTTCGCTCACGCTATCGGATCTGTTCTGTGTGGACCGGCACCACCAAAGTTTCCTACATCTCGTCGATGGACACGTAGACATACTGTTTGCGAACGAGCGTGAGATCCTGCGCCTTTACGAGACGGACAGCCTTGCCGCCGCTATCGAAGCGGCGCGCGCCCACGCGCCGATCACCGCCATTACCCGCTCGGAGCATGGCTCCATCGTCGTCGCGCGGGACGAGACCATTGAGATCAAGGCCGCTCCCGTCGCGCAACTCGTCGACACTACCGGCGCGGGAGACCAGTACGCGGCCGGCTTTCTGTTTGGACTCTCGCGCGAGCGTGGCTTAGCCGAATGCGGTGCGCTCGCTTCGTTGGCCGCAGCAGAGGTGATCTCGCACATGGGGCCGCGGCCGGACGTGAACTTGCGCGGCCTCGCGCTGCAGCACGGTATGAGCGTCTAG
- a CDS encoding ATP-dependent hsl protease ATP-binding subunit HslU, producing the protein MTSFSPREIVSELDRYIVGQNDAKRAVAIALRNRWRRKQLPEGLREEVTPKNILMIGPTGVGKTEIARRLAKLAAAPFLKVEATKFTEVGYVGRDVEQIIRDLVEVALNMARERRRREVRARAESAAEERVLDALVGQGASPATRESFRKRLRAGELGASAVELEVTDAGPAMPNLDIPGQSNVGVVNLSEIFGKAFGGRTKRVRMTVDEAYEPLIREESDKLVDQDALIKEALKLTEEDGIVFLDEIDKIASRSERIGGGDVSREGVQRDLLPLIEGTIVATKHGPVKTDHILFIASGAFHVAKPSDLLPELQGRLPIRVELKALTRDDFRRILTEPEASLVTQYVALLKTEGVSLAFTEDGVEAIAETAADVNASVENIGARRLQTVMERLLDEISFSAPDRGGESLAIDADYVRQHVGDLAKNADLSRFIL; encoded by the coding sequence ATGACCAGTTTCTCGCCACGGGAAATCGTTTCCGAGCTTGACCGCTATATCGTTGGCCAGAACGATGCCAAACGCGCCGTCGCCATCGCGTTGCGCAATCGCTGGCGGCGCAAGCAATTGCCCGAGGGGCTCCGTGAAGAGGTCACGCCGAAGAACATCCTGATGATCGGCCCGACGGGCGTCGGCAAAACCGAGATTGCGCGACGGCTGGCGAAGCTCGCCGCCGCTCCATTTCTCAAGGTGGAGGCAACTAAGTTCACCGAGGTCGGCTATGTCGGCCGCGACGTCGAGCAGATCATCCGCGACCTGGTTGAAGTGGCGTTGAACATGGCGCGCGAACGGCGGCGCCGCGAAGTCCGCGCGCGCGCAGAATCTGCTGCCGAGGAACGTGTGCTGGACGCGTTGGTGGGGCAGGGCGCTTCGCCTGCGACTCGCGAGAGCTTTCGCAAGCGCTTGCGCGCGGGCGAGCTTGGCGCCAGCGCGGTTGAATTGGAAGTGACGGACGCCGGCCCCGCAATGCCGAACTTGGACATTCCCGGCCAATCCAATGTCGGTGTCGTCAACTTAAGCGAGATTTTCGGCAAAGCCTTCGGTGGCCGGACGAAGCGTGTGCGGATGACTGTCGACGAAGCATACGAGCCGCTGATCCGCGAGGAGAGCGACAAGCTTGTGGATCAGGATGCTCTGATAAAGGAAGCGCTCAAGCTCACCGAGGAAGACGGCATCGTATTCCTCGACGAGATCGACAAGATCGCCTCGCGTTCCGAACGAATTGGCGGGGGCGATGTGTCGCGCGAAGGCGTGCAGCGTGATCTGCTGCCTCTGATCGAGGGCACGATCGTCGCCACCAAGCATGGTCCGGTGAAGACGGACCACATCTTGTTCATTGCCTCAGGAGCGTTCCACGTCGCCAAGCCATCCGACCTGTTGCCGGAACTGCAGGGCCGGTTGCCGATCAGAGTCGAGCTCAAGGCGCTTACCCGTGACGATTTCCGCCGCATCTTGACCGAGCCTGAAGCAAGCCTGGTGACGCAATACGTCGCGTTGTTGAAAACCGAAGGCGTAAGCTTGGCGTTCACGGAAGATGGCGTCGAGGCGATTGCAGAGACCGCCGCCGATGTGAACGCATCCGTTGAGAACATAGGCGCGCGTCGGCTTCAAACCGTGATGGAGCGCCTGCTGGACGAAATCAGCTTTTCCGCACCTGACCGTGGCGGAGAAAGCCTGGCGATTGACGCTGATTACGTGCGCCAGCACGTTGGCGACCTCGCGAAGAACGCGGATTTGAGCCGGTTTATCCTCTAG